The Cellulosimicrobium sp. ES-005 genome segment GTCTCGTGTCCTGTTCTGTGCGGGATCTGCGCGCAGTCTAGGCGTGCGCGCACGGTTCACCAACGAGCCGTCCCGCCGGGGAGTTCCGCCCGCTCGGGCCCCACCCATTCTAGGACCACGTTCGGCGCACCTGTGACCGTCGTCACGGGACGCGCGCCGGACGCGCGGACGGGCTCGCCTCCGGGCTCCCGACGGGACCGCCGTCAGGCGTCGAACAGGGTGCCGCCCTCGCGCGGCGGCGTGAGCCCCAGGTGCGCCCAGGCGGCGGGCGTCGCGACCCGGCCCCGGGGAGTCCGTCCGATCAGACCTTCGCGCACCAGGTACGGCTCGGCGACCGTCTCGACCGTCTCCGCCTCCTCGCCGACCGTCACGGCGAGCGTCGTCAGCCCGACCGGGCCGCCGTTGAAGCGCGTGCACAGGGCCGTCAGGACCGCCCGGTCGAGGCGGTCCAGGCCGATGGGGTCCACCTCGTAGACCTCGAGCGCTGCGCGCGCGGCCGCGAGGTCCATGCTCCCGTCGCCGCGGACCTGCGCCCAGTCGCGCACGCGCCGCAGCAGGCGGTTGGCGATGCGGGGCGTGCCCCGCGAGCGACCGGCGATCTCGCGCGCGGCGTCCGGGTCGAGCACGACGCCGAGCAGCCCGGCGGACCGGGAGAGCACGCGCTCGAGCTCCTCGCTCGAGTAGAAGTCGAGGTGCCCGGTGAACCCGAACCGGTCGCGCAGCGGCGCCGGCAGCAGGCCCGCGCGCGTCGTGGCACCGACGGCGGTGAAGGGCGGCAGCGAGAGCGGGATCGCGCTCGCGCCCGCGCCCTTGCCCACGACGACGTCGACCCGGAAGTCCTCCATCGCCATGTAGAGGAGCTCCTCCGCGGGCCGCGCGAGGCGGTGGATCTCGTCGAT includes the following:
- the ruvB gene encoding Holliday junction branch migration DNA helicase RuvB, with product MANFDQVGVDGFGGDGTFSSERIVAAGADDLERAAEAALRPRRLEEFVGQAVVRDQLSLVLQAALARGSSPDHVLLSGPPGLGKTTLAMIIAAELGTSLRVTSGPAIQHAGDLAAVLSSLEEGEVLFIDEIHRLARPAEELLYMAMEDFRVDVVVGKGAGASAIPLSLPPFTAVGATTRAGLLPAPLRDRFGFTGHLDFYSSEELERVLSRSAGLLGVVLDPDAAREIAGRSRGTPRIANRLLRRVRDWAQVRGDGSMDLAAARAALEVYEVDPIGLDRLDRAVLTALCTRFNGGPVGLTTLAVTVGEEAETVETVAEPYLVREGLIGRTPRGRVATPAAWAHLGLTPPREGGTLFDA